Proteins co-encoded in one Pyxidicoccus xibeiensis genomic window:
- a CDS encoding tryptophan synthase alpha chain codes for MRGERRLGAGFWVWGLVVWVACSSTNPPSEPHDSRQPSHCLPMTCASQGMDCGIAIDGCGGTLACGTCPTGQTCGGGGRYNVCGTGPCVPTTCEALGGNCGQASDGCGGVLECGACTAPETCGGAGTPNVCGRPACTPDTCESLGKNCGTVPDGCGDTLECGACAPGETCGGGGAANVCGTLICMPSTCASLGKNCGPVSDGCGGMLDCGTCPDGEACGGDAVPNVCGKAPCTPTTCEALAKNCGTVPDGCGATLECGTCPTGLVCGGGGTPNVCGGGVCTPTTCQALGMNCGSVADGCGGMLECGACTSPETCGGGGVPNVCGRPACTPTTCEALGKDCGTVPDGCGGALECGTCEEGQTCGGGGTPNVCAPPACRPYTCGLLGKNCGPVEDGCGGTLDCGMCTAPEACGAADVPNVCAATQPVCTDRELGSALPVTVKGSTAHAGDDHVATCGGRPAPDRGFRWTAPRSGTFTFDTARSALRSLVSVRRDGCGGAELACATDGISYGGGARVSAALTQGQTVLVVVDSASGDRFSAGYFELHIDALRASEAGACFDNMDNDGDRWVDCADTDCQGTPGCGGRGCAHHDLGSALPVTFQGETAGSGDGFQGTCGALLQQDRAHLWTAPRAGTFVFDTSPGGWGNALYVLTGCRGTELGCSANPRASARGSPAVKVTLTQGQTVLVVVDGMANPDQDTPIRYTLHVSEHAPTEAAHCSDGADNDADGRADAEDDDCE; via the coding sequence ATGCGGGGCGAGCGTCGTCTGGGGGCGGGGTTCTGGGTATGGGGCCTGGTGGTGTGGGTGGCGTGCTCCAGCACGAACCCACCCTCCGAGCCCCATGACTCCCGGCAGCCGTCCCACTGCCTGCCGATGACGTGCGCGTCGCAGGGCATGGACTGCGGCATCGCCATCGACGGCTGCGGCGGCACGCTGGCGTGCGGCACCTGCCCCACCGGGCAGACGTGCGGCGGAGGCGGCCGGTACAACGTCTGCGGCACCGGGCCCTGTGTACCCACCACCTGCGAGGCCCTCGGCGGCAACTGCGGCCAGGCGTCGGACGGGTGCGGCGGGGTGCTCGAGTGCGGCGCCTGCACCGCGCCCGAGACGTGCGGCGGCGCGGGGACGCCCAACGTCTGCGGCCGGCCCGCCTGCACGCCCGACACCTGCGAGTCCCTGGGGAAGAACTGCGGCACCGTGCCGGACGGCTGCGGCGACACCCTGGAGTGCGGCGCCTGCGCCCCGGGAGAGACGTGCGGCGGAGGTGGCGCCGCCAACGTGTGCGGCACCCTCATCTGCATGCCGTCCACGTGCGCGTCCCTGGGGAAGAACTGCGGCCCCGTGTCGGATGGGTGCGGCGGCATGCTCGACTGCGGCACCTGCCCGGACGGCGAGGCGTGCGGCGGCGACGCGGTGCCCAACGTGTGCGGCAAGGCGCCCTGCACCCCGACGACGTGTGAGGCGCTCGCGAAGAACTGCGGCACCGTGCCGGATGGCTGCGGCGCCACGCTGGAGTGCGGCACCTGCCCCACCGGCCTGGTGTGCGGCGGCGGCGGCACGCCCAACGTCTGCGGCGGCGGCGTCTGCACCCCCACCACCTGCCAGGCGCTGGGGATGAACTGCGGCTCCGTGGCGGACGGCTGCGGCGGCATGCTCGAGTGCGGTGCCTGCACTTCTCCGGAGACGTGCGGCGGCGGAGGCGTGCCCAACGTGTGCGGCCGCCCGGCCTGCACACCGACGACGTGCGAGGCGCTCGGCAAGGACTGCGGCACCGTGCCGGACGGGTGCGGCGGCGCGCTGGAGTGCGGCACGTGTGAAGAAGGGCAGACGTGTGGCGGGGGTGGGACGCCCAACGTCTGCGCGCCCCCCGCGTGCCGCCCGTATACCTGTGGCCTGCTGGGGAAGAACTGCGGCCCCGTGGAGGACGGGTGCGGAGGGACGCTCGACTGCGGCATGTGCACGGCGCCCGAGGCGTGCGGCGCGGCCGACGTCCCCAACGTCTGCGCGGCCACGCAGCCGGTGTGCACGGACAGGGAGCTGGGCAGCGCGCTGCCGGTGACGGTGAAGGGCTCCACGGCGCATGCCGGGGATGACCACGTGGCCACGTGCGGCGGGCGGCCGGCGCCGGACCGGGGCTTCCGGTGGACGGCGCCCCGCAGCGGCACCTTCACCTTCGACACGGCGCGCTCGGCGCTGCGCTCGCTGGTGTCCGTGCGGCGCGACGGGTGCGGCGGCGCGGAGCTGGCGTGTGCCACGGATGGCATCAGCTACGGCGGCGGCGCGCGGGTGTCGGCGGCGCTGACGCAGGGGCAGACGGTGCTCGTCGTCGTGGACTCGGCGAGCGGCGACCGCTTCAGCGCGGGCTACTTCGAGCTGCACATCGACGCGCTGCGCGCGAGCGAGGCGGGCGCCTGCTTCGACAACATGGACAACGACGGTGACCGCTGGGTGGACTGCGCGGACACCGACTGCCAGGGGACACCCGGGTGCGGCGGGCGGGGCTGCGCGCACCATGATTTGGGCAGCGCGCTGCCGGTGACGTTCCAGGGTGAGACGGCGGGCTCCGGTGACGGCTTCCAGGGCACCTGCGGCGCGCTGCTCCAGCAGGACCGCGCGCACCTGTGGACGGCGCCCCGGGCCGGCACCTTCGTCTTCGACACGTCACCGGGCGGGTGGGGCAACGCGCTCTACGTGCTCACCGGCTGCCGGGGCACGGAGCTGGGCTGCTCGGCCAACCCCCGGGCCAGCGCGCGGGGCTCGCCCGCGGTGAAGGTGACGCTGACGCAGGGGCAGACGGTGCTGGTGGTGGTGGACGGCATGGCCAACCCCGACCAGGACACGCCCATCCGCTACACGCTCCACGTCAGCGAGCACGCGCCCACGGAAGCCGCGCACTGCTCGGACGGCGCGGACAACGACGCGGACGGCAGGGCGGACGCGGAGGACGACGACTGCGAGTAG